Sequence from the Panicum virgatum strain AP13 chromosome 5N, P.virgatum_v5, whole genome shotgun sequence genome:
catgttttggcgttgcATTCACCGGTGCTTTGGTAATTAAAGTAAACTTACTTTGTGTTGCTTTACAGAGCGCTTGCCGGAAATGGTGCTTAGAAGGTAGAAGTTATTTTGTGCAGGAGTGGAGCAAATGGAGATTGGTGAAAGTTTGTTATTGTGTTGCTAGTGACTTTGAAATGACAGATAgttttgcttgagttcttcctACTGTCTTAATTTTGTTCCAGTTCGAAAATTGTCAAATAAATAGCTTGTGACTTCAATTCTGAAGGCCACATGATTATCATGTTGCTCTGTTTATCCTCTAAAATTTTCTTAATTTTCTGAAGGCCACATGATTATCTTGGTTGGACAGTATATCTTTGCATGAATTGGACTCTCAAAACATGTGAGCTGGTTTCTATCAACAGCAATGGTCTCGTATTATGAATTATATGGTGCTGTTTATCTAGTAAACCTTGTGTTTCATGCATTTTGTgacttttcaaaaacaagctgtatgtcttttttttcaaaacataCGCATCATCTCTCTCTCGTTGTCCAAAACAGCAAAACAGCAGAAACAGACAGTAGTTATCTCCCCGGGAAAAAGTGTTCCAAACTGCAGCAGGGAGATTCTCCCGCTCGGGGAAATATCCCTAGGATGGAGGCGTGGAATTGATTGATCCATGAATTTCCCCGTCGGGGCTTTTCTCCACCGGGTTAAACAGCTCGTGCTGCCAAACTAAGCCTTAAAAAGCTTAGCCTTTCGCTCCTGGGAAGGCAACAGTATTATCTTTCTTGTCCACCATCCTAAAAAGCGCTATGCCGCTATCAGCCACAGGCCCTCAAGGGTAGGGCTGGTAAGTGGTTATCCGAAAGATTTGATATTCGAATTCGCTAAAATCCGAATATGATAAAAAAAGATCTGTATCCGATTGTTAAATGTATGTTTAAGTGATACATTCGAATTCGATTGGCGAAAGATCCGATATTATTCGTATTCGAAAAATCCGAAAGATCCGAATATGAAAAGAGAGTTACAGAGACTTTGTTGATTTGCCTCTTGTTATGTCTTTGCCAATGACGAAATATGACTAAGGATGTGCTGTTGTTTTAAGCTATCCAGGATTCCTTGCTGTTATTTTGTCAAGCATCAACATCAGAAAGAATCATCTCCGATGGGACATCCCGACTAAAGTTGGCAATTTGCAATATTTATATAATACTTGTTGCTTAATGGTGACCTCCATTGTTTCAAGTAAAAGTCTCTGAAAAGACGCTTATTCCGTGTTCATTTTCAGTGACGCCTATGCGTCTTTATCATATCGTAAATGATCCACAAAACTAAGCAACATAATCCGGTAGTGTCATTAGCAAAAATGAATCCACACAAAGTCAATGGTTGTCAGTTATATACTGAAACATGTTCTTGAACAGAGGAAACAACAGCTGGCGTAGCCGAAACATGTGTCTTCATTGTTCTTGAACATGTCCATGCAGCATTGCTACATCAAAACAAGCAGGATCAAACTATTGAACCTTTCGATCTGTATAAGACATTATTTCTTCATCTCTTCATGTGCTGTTCAATTGCTCATAAGATGAGATCAGAGCCATTGTTTGTTAGACAACGGTCAACATCTGGATGTACTTTCCAAGCAATTTACCTGCGAAGATATTCATTTACTTATTTTCAGTGACGCCCATGCATCTTTATCATAGCAGAACTAATTCGGAAAATCTAGCCATATAATTCTACAGTACGACTAATCCAAGAAAAGGTTCCATCAATGTTTTtaagtcgtccgactaatcgccCTTATCGGTCAGCCGCTACCGATAAGGACCACCGACTCGATTACCTCTACTAGAActctagtcgtccgactaatcatCGACTAACCATGATTAGTCATACGATTAGCATGTGGACGACTAGTTTTAGTGCGCAGCAACTTTGGGCCTGGGCAATTTTTGGGTTGGAATTTGGTGGCCCATTAGGTTTAGGTTTATGTCTCAGCGTTACTTGAGATTAGTTGTACTATCATTGAGCTGAGCACAAGCCTATTTTTATTTCGGACCTTGTTTAATTGTGTACTcaactctgaagtctgaacttgCTTAATTATGTGGTTGCTAGCTGCTATGGTTTGCTGGTTACTCTACCGGTTTTTTTTTTACCTCTACTGCTGCAGTGCTGCTACGGTTTGTTGGTTGCTCTACCTTTCTTTACAAGTTACAACTTACAACTACTGTTGCTATGGTTTGCTTTAAATCATACTGTATTGTATATGAGTCCGATATATATAGTATTGATCTTGGAATATACAAGACGACTAGACTACGACTAGGACTGACTAAGCTCGACTAATCGAACTGATCAACGACTAATCACGACTAATCGTCTTATCGGTGGGCTTACGACTAGGTTTGATAATACGATTTGAGAACATTGGTTCCCATGGAAGTCAATGGTTGTCACTTGTCAgtaaaattctgaaaaatgtCTTTCAACAGATTAGACACCGGCCAATGCAACCAAAAGTCTGAAACATGTCTTTATTGTTCTGAAAAAAAGTCACCATGCTACATTGTACATCATCAATCCATGTAGATGCAGAGCTACAAGCAACCCATTCTTTTATCTGTATAAGACACGTTTATTCATTTCCCCTCTTGTGCTGTTCAGTTGTCTTAGGATGAGATCAGAGCCAGGGTGTGTTATATAGGGGTGTGACCACGGTCTTCGTCTGCAGATACTTCTCAAGGCCGTCCATGCCCATGTCCTTGCCGAACCCGCTCATCTTGTATCCACCGAATGGCGCGTCAGGGTCGAAGGCAAGGTAGCAGTTGATCCAGATGGCGCCTGCGCGGATGGATCGCGATACCGTGTTTGTGATGTCAATGTTCTTAGTCACGATGCCAGCGGCTAGGCCATACCGGGTGTTGTTTGCTTTCTGAATGACCTCTTCAACAGTCCTGCAATGTAATAGTTCAGTTGTCTCAGGCATTCAGTTTCAGCTGtcaaactgaaaaaaaaaagtttcaggGAAGAAGCCCACTTGAATTTCATGAGCGCCATCACCGGTCCAAAAATTTCATCTTGCGCAATCGACATGTCATCCTACATGAGCATTTTTTTGTTAAGAAAATTCAGTCTTCTGTTTTACTTTTTTGTTCATGGTCAGGAAAACTATATCTGCTGTTCACGTTGAGCATTGACCTTTACGTCCGTGAAGATGGTGGGCTCAATGTAGAACCCCTTGTCACCGCAGGGCTTCCCTCCGGTGACCAGCGTGGCGCCTTCACGCATTCCGATATCAATGTACTTGAGAACCTTCTTGTACTGGTCTTTGTCAACCTGCATTGCAATCTCACAGTTGGTCGTTGCATCAAGTGTTGTGTGTTCTTCTCTGCACGCTGAATCCCTGATGTTCATACCTGTGGGCCTTGGTTGACACGCGGGTTGAACGGGTCCCCGACCACCGATTTCTTGGCGAGCTCGGCCGCCTTCTTCACGAACGCATCGTAGATCCCTTCCTGCACATAGACGCGCGAGCCGGCGACACAGATCTCGCCCTGCGACattgcagagagagagagagagagagagagagagagagagagagaggggtgatgaCTGATGAGAAAACCAGATGATCTGATACTTGACAGCACGGCAAATCATGCACGCGTACCTTGTTCGTGTACGTGGCGAAGTTGACCAGTTTCACGGCCATGTCGAGGTCGGCGTCATCGAAGATGACGACCGGGGACTTGCCGCCCAGCTCAAGCGAGACGGGTTTGAGATTGCTCTCGGCGGCCGCCTTCATGACGAGCCTCCCGACCTCCGTGGACCCGGTGAAGCTCAGCTTGTCGACGTCCATGtgcgaggcgacggcggcgccggcggtggggccGAACCCGGGCACGACGTTGAGCACGCCGTCGGGGACGCCGGCCTCCCTGGCTAGGTGCGCGTAGAagagcgcggcgagcggcgtctGCTCGGCGGGCTTGACGACGACGGTGCacccggcggcgagcgccgggCTGACCTTGAAGAAGAACATGGTGGTGGGGTAGTTCCAGGGCACGATGTGGCCGACGACGCCGACGGGCTCCATGAGCGTGTACCCGTGCATCCGCTGCGCCATCTTGAGCGTCTCGCCGGGGATCttgtcggcggcgccggcgtagTAGCGCAGCAGGTGCGCGGCGCCCGGGATGTCCCAGACCTTGCCGACGAGGAAGAGCTTGCCGGCGTCCACCGTGTCCAGCATCCCCAGCTCCTCGACGTGCTGGTCGATCAGGTCCGCGAACTTGTACAGGATCCGGCCCCGCTCCTGCCAATCAACcaagtgacaaaaaaaaaatggcgcGAAACAATGGCGTGAAAAGCTGCACCcagttgggttgggttgggcccAATCCGGAGCGAAGAAATGGGTGGGTGGAATTCCTTCTTACATAGCCCGACATCCTGGGCCAGGGGCCATTGTCGAAGGCCTCCCGGGCGGACTTGACGGCGAGGTCGACGTCGGCCATGTCGCCCTCGGCGATGTTGGCGATGACCTCGCCGGTGCGCGGGTCCCGGGTCTCGAACGTCTTACCTGCGGGGTAGAGTAAAATGGCCAGTTATATttctgaggaatgttgagtactctatcctgcttgtgatgagtgaattgtcaaccgtgcggtgtaatcgtgcgcttggtctttggattgcaggtacacgggcgtcgagtgtcgacggggagctgccgtggatgTGCTGTGGCCGaaggaccgtgcggtggacggtggtgaagggcagccgggaccggagctcggaccgggcggcagctgtggcgtccactcctggatcaagggcgcaagcggcgatggaaggcgggtttcttggtttgtgccacaaaaccatggaggcggacggcggttgaagacgccaaatcgtggaggcacgggcatcggtctcgggactgacggaggcgacgggcgtcgacggcgtctagggcctcgctgcgggcgaggaggtgacgggcgtcgggcggcgtctagggccgtcagaaggccgaggcgggaacggcgtctaggaccacggcgcggaggcgggaatcttcccgcgcgtgaggttttggcggttttctcaaaaccggtcacctacccgggtttcgcggaccctccaaaaccgcggactggatcttcatcaagacggcggcatcgcggagaagacttcgtttcgaagaaagaacctcggtcgtcggatgagatcgttgtacagggggtgctgcaggccaaccggtctgaccggtccctggcaccggtctgaccggtctaaccaaccggtctgaccggtccagcgtaccggtctgaccggtcccgcgggtataaataccccttcacttgtgttaggttgattgcggcttttgtaatctgttcgtggactctctgtttctccaggccgccgcccctgtgttctcctccccctgtttctctctttagagtagatttgtccatggatttgtgaaagtttgtattggatttgattgagaaaggaggccccatcctccttgtgccctctgggcttttgaatcactCCAATCCTGTCCCTCTTGTgatttttgtgatggatttttcgTTTTGGttttgatgcacttgattgcgacggTTCGTAGGGCTCTTTGGAGTGATTCCTGTGCTTCTAGCTTCATGTCAATCCCTCTAGAATCACGAGGTCTTCAGATTTGAAGTTTTCGAGTagttgagaaaaccccaatcccttttgatctcccccataattctctaGATTTGTTGACCTTTAGGCCGAGaacttttggggatatgttcacggggtaggggcgaaacaatcccccaagtttcaccgattttcgtggtcgtttgctcaagattcaccgtttgaatcctttttctcgggggttttctgggtgctaccggtcagaccggtaggacagaccggtctgctctTTTTGAACagacacgaccggtcagaccggtccatcgcaccggtcagaccggtcctggcagatcagtCCTGAAGTTTTCCCACTTTGCTTCCGATTCGCTTCGTGTTTTCGTTCGCtggttcgaggccttttgtgttggtttagctcttcaatagctactccaaacgtTGGTCAGAACACTTGAGGGATTGGgcgattttgggatataggccgacgattcgaatttggaagaaattttgatcggctcccattcaccccctctggtcgccggcttcggtcccacaattggtatcagagcttggttgaggttttcagtacgtTAACCGGTttgaaaaccactcggcgactaTGGctagtcttggtaagatcccggtgttttgcggcgaggattatgcctactggaaggttcgcatgagagccttcctgcagagcatgggagacgatgtctgggagattaccacgaaccagctttacgaggtgcttgctgttcggaccacacctcttcaggtgacccagcacgaggctaacgccaaggccgtcaatgccttgttcgctggcgtttctcgtgcggagttctcacgcgtccagggttttcaggaagcccacaaaatttggacgtgccttgagaactaccacgagggtacacctcaggtgaaggccagactgttcgagactcaccggcgtgagtacgagaacttcacacaggagccgggtgagagcattgacctgatgttcagtcgttttcagtcgattgtgaacaaagtcaatgcgaacagatctgctggtgcccatgagtacacagagcacgagaaggccctcaagttgctttacacacttgatcgctctgtgtgggatctcaaggtgaacaccatcattgagtctgctggctatgaaactctgacggtgaacgagctttttagcaagctcaaggccacggaggtggataaccagacacgagccaagctcaatggtgcccctccttccaagagcgtcgctcttgtgactggcccaggtggatcgagctctaacgctaactctgctcttgccttttctcttgcctctttgccttctgtttcagatgagcagctggagacgctgggcgacgacgacttgtgcctcctcatcagcaagttccagcgcgtctaccacaacaggcagaggaagaagaaccccgggtgctacaactgcggcgatctgaaccacttcattgccgattgccccaagaagtccggcggtggccagaacaactccttcgactactaccaccaccgcgaccgcgacgagggaggctccaacaaggagcgtcggcgtcacaagcaccgcagtcgtgaccggggaggacgcttcgacaaggagtcgctcaagaagtgcttccagtacaaggccaagaagcgggagaaggccttcctggcgcagctcaacgacctcgacaagagctccgacaccgaccgctcttcttcaccgacctccgacgacgacgataagaagaagaagaagcgggacaaggaagccaccggcttcatcggcctttgcttggtggccggtcggcgcaagagcttctgcaccaaggcgggcgaagccaatggtgctcgtgcgtcttcgggtggacacgctacaccgacgcactccggctctctcctggatccgagagcgattcagaggtaaacttcacgatcgacctgcttgatacagaggttagggagttgtacgccgctctcgacaaccagaagaggctacttaaggaagcagctagagagcgtagaaaacttagggctgagctggcttgtgctagggagaagtctagtgaggatgagtgcgctggctgcatatctcacatgaacgatcttgttgctctccgtgccaagcatgatgagaacgtcgtggacttagatgttgctaagatttcgcttgctgacgtttctcatgagctcgctaaggccaagcatgaactagaactggttaaggatgctcctattgttagcgatgtgcttgaatgcgaggagtgttctatctttaagtccgatatagcttcgttgcagtccaagtttgctactgttgtgtgcgagctagaggagatgaagtctaggccagttttgcttggtgcctgtaagctttgtcccacgcttaggtcggagctagaggagaagaacgctttgatcaagtcttttggaaagactaaggtcatagagtctagcccacctattgactgctctatttgccctggtttgatctctgatttggataatcttgcggtagagaaagccaacctggagaatgagaatacctatcttagggcgattcttagttgggtttctgctagtgagccgcagttgggcatgatgatcaagcagttcaagcgtggtgatgggtttggggtcggttacacatacacgaagtcagactttgacaggttgtatggtaagatcggcaaggctgctggaaacactgctagcacaaccacgcagccttcgcttgttgactccgcggatggtgtgcttaaagaaccaccgaaagcacctccgcagaagcaggtttgggttccaaagcccaatgagctgaggaactacctcgacacgctccctgctgccacagtccaggttgcccagaagaagagggctcctcctccccgtccgcaggctaggcctccacctcccaagcgtgaggtgaggtaccactgcgagttctgtgacagggaaggtcacctggaggagttttgcttcaggaggaagcgggctgtgaggagagagcaagagagacggaacgcggacatgtactctgctcgggtgcatgatcCTTCTCGGcatggtgataggcgagatgctagggcgcgccgtgtaggtggaggtcagggagacagTGGTGGTTAccatgctccagcgggtggtcgctttgccggccgtgctcctggtcgttttcagtacggctatggaccacgagaccgaggccttggaggaggttttgaggctccacgctttcctcgcggtggtgtttatcagtcacgcggtagacgggacgggggatacgctttgtctggttttgctaacccttctgtagagcaaatggctcgacactggtttgcttctcactttgctaaccccagtgttgagacattttctcaccctttgtctcacttctgatgtgcaggacggaggcttggagaacaggtggatcatggactccggttgttcacGCCACATGAccagaaatgacaaatggttctccagcctcaccccgatgcgctcaaaagAGTACATTGtattcggggataatggaagaggaaaggtacgtggacttggcgctgttcgggtttctgatcgctttaccctgagagaagttgctttggtttcgaatcttggcttcaatttgctttctgtttcgcaacttcttgatgaggggtttgaggttcgctttaaggagggctgttcgcgtgttttggattccaggggagattttgTTTGCCGggttacacctcgcgatcgagttttcttggttgacttctctggaactccttttggcccttctcattgcttgatggctggtccttcttctgatttgtggaagtggcataggagactaggacatttgagcttcgatttgttgtcgagactgagctcacttggcctgatccgaggattgcccaaattgaagtttgaaaagggccttgtttgccatccgtgtcgccacgggaagatgattgccgcttctcatccgcttgttaatcaggtgatgaccactcaccctggagaattgctacacatggacacagttggtccttctagggtgatgtctgttggtgggaagtggtacgtgctcgtgattgtggacgacttttctcgttattcttgggtctttttcatgagaaccaaggatgaggctttcgagtttgttcgagacttgatcttgaggttgaaaaatgagcttccccaggccatgcgagcgattcgcagtgataatggcacagaattcaaaaacgctcattttgacgccttttgcagtgatcaagggcttgaacaccagtattcttctccctacactccacagcagaatggagttgtagagcggaagaatcggacgctggttgagatggcgaggacgatgctcgatgagcataggactcctcgcaaatactgggctgaggcggttaacaccgcttgttacgtgtccaaccgcattttcttgcgtgctttcatgcacaggacttcttacgAGTTGcagtttggacgccagccccgtgttgaccatctcagagttttcggttgccggtgctttgtgctgaaagatggaaatcttgataagtttgagtctcgctcgtctgacggtgtcTTTCtcagttatgcttctcactctagagcgtaccgtgtgctgattattgatactaacatcgtcagagagacttgtgaagtcactttcgacgagactgcaccatgcaattcttctgtctttgaagttgcaggagatgatgagctcggcacctccatctttgaagatgaggaggaagaagctgcagatggcgaggctgaggctaccacgcgtgctgtggacccagctatttctgccacgagctcggacgatgatgacggccccgatccgactacgtctacttcacgggggctattcgaggaggtgactcaggctacaccagctgatcctgaggagacaccagctttggttgaggaggaggcgacttcgacacgggaagcaccgcgacacattcagcgccgccatccacctcaacagatgctaggtgatctcaacgagcgagtcaccaggtccaaggtaacaagtatcgctggttttgctcattcagtgtttgttgcctcttttgagcccaaagatattggacacgctctttctgattctaattgggtcaatgccatgcatgaggaacttgaaaattttgaaagaaaccaagtttgggttttagtcgagcctccacctgcttgtaatcccatcggaacgaagtgggttttcaaaaacaagcagggtgaggatggtttggttgttcggaacaaggctcgtcttgttgaccaggggttttgccaaaaagagggtattgattttgaggagacttttgcccttgttgctcgtttggaagctattcgaatctttcttgcatttgctgcttccaagggttttaaggttttccaaatggatgttaaatctgccttcttgaatggttttatcgaagaagaggtttatgtgaagcaaccccctggtttcgaaaatcccaagtttccaaaccgtgtttataaacttcataaagctctttacggtttgaaacaggcgcctagagcttggtatgatagattgaaaacctttttgttggctcagggctttaaaatgggatgtgtggataaaactttgttcctcatgcgatctggcactgattttcttttagttcagatatacgtggatgatattatctttggtggctcttctcacgctcttgtgtccaagttttctgagcagatgtccagggagttcgagatgagcatgatgggtgagctgcagttcttcctcgggctgcagatcaagcagactcctcagggcacttttgtccatcaagccaagtacactagagacttgctgcggattttcgacatgagtgacttgtctcctcagccgactccgatcagcacatctacggcgcttgatgaggacttggacggtgaagcggtggaccagaaggagtacaggagcatgatcggctcgctcctgtacccgacggcgacgcgaccggacatccagttcggcgtctgcctctgcgcgcggtatcaggcttcgccgcgcacctcccacaggcaggtggtgaaacgcatcttcaggtatctgaaattcacccctgaatttggtctttggtattctgcggattcttctctggttttgatgggcttttctgatgccgatttcggtgggtgtcggttggatcgcaagtcgacatccggcacttgtcaatttctcggtacatctttggtgtcttggtccactcgcaagcaggctagcgtagcgctttcttccacagaagctgagtatgttgccgctgctagctgctgctcccagatactttggatgaaacaaaccttgcagtattatggcttgagtttcggtagggttcccatctttctagacaacatgtcagccattagcattgcaaagaaccctgtcctacactccagaaccaagcacatagacatccgatttcatttcctgcgagacaaccatgagagaggacacatagacttgatccatgtcccttcagagaggcaaactgcagatatcctcaccaaaccgctagagcaggacacctttgcttgcttgcgaggggagcttggggtgtgttaccccttttgattgctgacttctctttggttagctttgtaggctttatttgcttctctttgatttctaggtttggtagttgcattgtgcatatgcattgtacatagTTGCATTTTgtattgtctcacttgcactagcattcttgtatactttgctatgatcttctagtgcctgctagtgtgagttgataaacttgatcatgtatagcttgctccattatgtatatgacatcatctgagttaagctattttgatttgaaaatatgat
This genomic interval carries:
- the LOC120672757 gene encoding aldehyde dehydrogenase family 2 member C4-like; its protein translation is MLDTVDAGKLFLVGKVWDIPGAAHLLRYYAGAADKIPGETLKMAQRMHGYTLMEPVGVVGHIVPWNYPTTMFFFKVSPALAAGCTVVVKPAEQTPLAALFYAHLAREAGVPDGVLNVVPGFGPTAGAAVASHMDVDKLSFTGSTEVGRLVMKAAAESNLKPVSLELGGKSPVVIFDDADLDMAVKLVNFATYTNKGEICVAGSRVYVQEGIYDAFVKKAAELAKKSVVGDPFNPRVNQGPQVDKDQYKKVLKYIDIGMREGATLVTGGKPCGDKGFYIEPTIFTDVKDDMSIAQDEIFGPVMALMKFKTVEEVIQKANNTRYGLAAGIVTKNIDITNTVSRSIRAGAIWINCYLAFDPDAPFGGYKMSGFGKDMGMDGLEKYLQTKTVVTPLYNTPWL